Proteins from a single region of Desulfobacter postgatei 2ac9:
- a CDS encoding SH3 domain-containing protein — protein MYRIKEKDVFRISVCCFFIFLFSGIALASERLSVISSVANLRDGAGIKYNVLWQVEKYHPFLVINKKKDWYEVKDFEGDTAWVHETLLGKTDTVISIKSKCNVRSKPDQSSDIVLRVERGVPFKVLGRKGDWINIEHADGEVGWIFKNLVW, from the coding sequence ATGTATCGTATAAAAGAGAAAGATGTTTTTAGAATTTCAGTTTGTTGCTTTTTTATTTTTCTGTTTTCCGGCATTGCGTTGGCCTCAGAACGGCTATCGGTAATATCTTCTGTTGCCAATTTAAGAGACGGTGCGGGAATCAAATATAATGTGTTGTGGCAGGTGGAGAAATACCATCCCTTTCTTGTGATCAATAAAAAAAAGGACTGGTACGAGGTAAAGGATTTTGAAGGAGATACGGCCTGGGTTCATGAAACCTTGTTGGGAAAAACGGATACGGTCATTTCGATAAAATCAAAATGTAATGTTCGTTCAAAACCGGATCAATCAAGTGACATTGTACTTAGAGTGGAACGGGGTGTCCCTTTTAAAGTGCTGGGTCGTAAAGGGGACTGGATTAATATTGAGCATGCTGACGGCGAAGTTGGTTGGATTTTTAAAAATTTGGTGTGGTAA
- the pilM gene encoding type IV pilus biogenesis protein PilM → MRMIFGKKDHLVGLDIGAAFVKVAELKTTKKGRTLHKFGIAKIPEGMIQEGRIADTEGLAEIIRSLFKSQNIKEKNVAISTGGHSVVIKTISTSKVHDEELHRNIRTEAEQYIPYDIDDVNIDYQILGDSEYSSEQMNVLLVAVRQDLVDEYVELIHMAGLNPVIIDVDTFALQNVYETLPDVDHERITLLLDVGASKTSVNILQNNNSMMMRDMTNGCYQLVSVVSERLEIDREKALQIIMGEVDYPESGQSLDDLYEIVVDNWCSDICEVVHTFESGPGNDGIENIVISGGGGFIDLLAEKLTAALKVTVSKINPFAGLVSDSKELGELEAYQLLSPIALGLAMRRVNDK, encoded by the coding sequence ATGCGTATGATATTTGGGAAAAAAGATCATCTTGTAGGCCTAGATATTGGGGCTGCTTTCGTCAAAGTGGCCGAACTGAAGACAACCAAGAAAGGCAGAACGCTTCATAAATTCGGCATCGCAAAGATTCCCGAAGGCATGATTCAGGAAGGCCGGATTGCCGATACGGAGGGGTTGGCTGAAATTATTCGCTCCTTGTTTAAATCGCAGAATATCAAGGAAAAAAATGTGGCGATTTCCACCGGTGGTCATTCGGTGGTTATCAAGACCATCAGCACATCAAAGGTCCATGACGAGGAACTGCATAGAAATATTCGGACAGAGGCCGAGCAATACATTCCTTATGATATAGATGATGTTAATATCGATTACCAGATTCTGGGTGACAGCGAATACTCTTCTGAACAGATGAATGTGCTTCTTGTCGCGGTAAGACAGGACCTGGTGGATGAATATGTTGAGCTGATTCATATGGCAGGCCTTAATCCAGTGATTATTGACGTGGATACGTTTGCCCTTCAAAATGTTTATGAAACGCTTCCTGATGTAGATCATGAGCGCATAACCCTGCTGCTTGATGTGGGGGCTTCCAAAACAAGTGTGAATATCCTTCAGAATAACAATTCCATGATGATGCGGGACATGACCAACGGATGCTACCAGCTTGTTTCCGTTGTCAGTGAGCGACTGGAGATTGACCGGGAAAAAGCCTTGCAGATCATCATGGGCGAGGTTGATTATCCGGAATCTGGACAGTCGTTGGACGACCTGTATGAAATAGTTGTCGACAACTGGTGTTCAGATATCTGCGAGGTGGTTCATACCTTTGAGTCCGGTCCCGGCAATGACGGGATTGAAAATATTGTTATCAGCGGCGGGGGCGGTTTCATAGATCTGCTGGCTGAGAAATTGACTGCGGCGCTCAAGGTAACTGTCTCAAAGATTAATCCCTTTGCCGGACTGGTCAGTGATTCAAAAGAACTCGGCGAACTGGAAGCGTACCAGCTTCTGTCCCCCATCGCACTGGGGCTTGCCATGAGACGGGTGAATGACAAATGA
- a CDS encoding sigma-54-dependent transcriptional regulator — protein MENILIVDDEKHYPMIIGEILSEEGYTPFTASSGMEALDILNSHPIDLVLSDVKMPGMSGIDLLERAKQIKPDLPVIIMTAFGSVEKAVEAMHKGAYTFILKPFENQALIAHIAKALSMSKIVQENTLLKDAIQSRYQFDNIIGKSKTMQALYDIIKKVAPTSASVLVEGESGTGKELVAKSIHYNSMRKDHPLIAVNCSAFAESLLESELFGHEKGAFTGAVGLKKGRFEMADKGTLFLDEIGELPMPLQVKLLRVLQERTVERVGGTVSLAVDFRLIAATNKILEDEVKNGNFREDLYYRLNVVKANIPPLRERLEDIPLLINHFIEKYTRGPERAGIVTGIDKEAIQRLCDYEWKGNVRELENVIERAIILGKGSIITVSDLPSQIRNPKAGTLQLDGIPDGVGLSETLAAVEKRMILRAMKISGNVQTKAAKILGIGKSGLNQKLKKFNLDKELKLDNK, from the coding sequence ATGGAAAATATATTGATTGTGGATGACGAAAAACACTACCCAATGATTATAGGGGAGATTCTGTCCGAAGAAGGGTATACCCCGTTCACCGCATCCAGCGGGATGGAGGCACTGGATATTCTTAATAGCCACCCCATTGACCTGGTCTTATCCGATGTCAAAATGCCGGGCATGTCCGGCATTGACCTTTTGGAAAGAGCCAAACAGATCAAACCGGATCTTCCGGTAATCATCATGACAGCATTCGGCAGTGTGGAAAAGGCGGTGGAAGCCATGCACAAGGGCGCCTACACCTTTATTTTAAAACCGTTTGAAAACCAAGCCCTCATTGCCCACATTGCCAAAGCCCTGTCCATGTCCAAAATTGTCCAGGAGAACACGCTTCTTAAAGATGCTATCCAGTCCCGGTACCAGTTTGACAACATCATCGGCAAAAGCAAAACCATGCAGGCGCTGTACGACATCATTAAAAAGGTAGCCCCAACCAGTGCATCCGTGCTTGTGGAAGGGGAAAGCGGCACAGGCAAAGAGCTTGTGGCCAAATCGATTCATTACAACAGCATGCGCAAGGATCACCCCCTGATTGCGGTGAACTGTTCGGCGTTTGCCGAGTCTCTTTTGGAAAGCGAACTTTTCGGACATGAAAAAGGGGCCTTCACCGGTGCGGTGGGGTTGAAAAAAGGCCGGTTTGAAATGGCGGATAAAGGTACGCTGTTCCTGGATGAAATCGGGGAACTACCCATGCCGCTACAGGTAAAACTGTTACGGGTACTCCAGGAACGAACTGTGGAGCGCGTTGGCGGGACCGTAAGTCTGGCCGTGGACTTCAGACTCATTGCCGCCACCAACAAAATCCTGGAAGATGAAGTTAAAAACGGAAATTTCAGGGAAGATCTCTACTATCGTCTCAATGTGGTCAAAGCCAACATCCCTCCCTTGCGGGAGAGGTTGGAGGACATTCCTTTGCTTATTAACCATTTCATTGAAAAATACACCCGGGGCCCGGAGAGGGCCGGGATTGTCACAGGCATTGACAAAGAGGCAATCCAGCGGCTGTGTGACTATGAGTGGAAAGGTAATGTCAGGGAATTGGAGAATGTCATTGAAAGGGCGATAATCCTGGGCAAGGGGAGCATAATCACAGTTTCGGACCTTCCGTCCCAAATCCGCAATCCCAAAGCCGGCACACTTCAACTGGACGGTATTCCTGATGGCGTAGGCCTTTCAGAAACCCTCGCCGCAGTAGAAAAAAGAATGATCCTGCGGGCAATGAAGATCTCCGGAAATGTTCAGACCAAAGCAGCAAAAATCCTTGGCATCGGAAAGAGCGGATTGAACCAGAAACTAAAAAAATTCAATCTGGACAAGGAGTTAAAACTGGACAATAAATAA
- a CDS encoding pilus assembly protein PilP produces the protein MEKLVKIFCVAGLGVSLLFVSACNEEQAPAPKQTRQPQEVSKPIFKSNRPVALTPGSGDTEKKQALISELKPVQDPVKENQVGGDIDGAGSLQKAGISIPMEKYDSKGGVDPFIPLIAEKNEVVGSASSGDSKLESERILTPLEKLELSQVKLVAVVEMQDRAIAMVEEAGGKGYEVSIGTYIGPNGGRVTSITSTGIKIEETVKDYQGKSLKRYEEIKFHKSEDGEEDDY, from the coding sequence ATGGAAAAATTAGTTAAAATATTTTGCGTGGCCGGTTTGGGTGTCTCATTACTGTTTGTATCAGCCTGCAATGAGGAGCAGGCCCCTGCGCCAAAACAGACAAGACAGCCCCAGGAGGTTTCCAAACCCATTTTCAAATCAAATCGGCCGGTAGCGCTAACGCCTGGCTCCGGGGATACTGAGAAAAAACAGGCCCTGATCTCTGAGTTGAAACCAGTGCAGGATCCAGTCAAAGAGAATCAGGTCGGTGGCGATATTGATGGTGCAGGCAGCTTACAAAAAGCCGGTATTTCTATACCCATGGAAAAATATGACAGCAAGGGTGGGGTGGATCCTTTTATTCCTTTGATTGCTGAGAAAAATGAAGTTGTCGGATCAGCTTCATCCGGGGATTCAAAGCTCGAAAGCGAAAGAATATTGACCCCCCTGGAAAAATTGGAATTAAGCCAGGTTAAGCTGGTGGCAGTTGTTGAAATGCAGGACAGGGCCATTGCTATGGTGGAGGAAGCCGGCGGTAAAGGGTATGAGGTCTCTATTGGTACTTATATCGGTCCCAATGGCGGGAGGGTTACATCCATTACCAGCACAGGCATTAAGATTGAAGAAACAGTAAAAGATTATCAAGGAAAAAGCCTTAAGCGTTATGAGGAGATTAAATTTCATAAAAGCGAGGATGGGGAAGAAGATGATTATTAA
- a CDS encoding PilN domain-containing protein, with protein sequence MIRINLLPFRLARKKENIRRQVSVFFLSLIFIFLALGWVISTLNNKISLIQNEAAQVRAESLMYKKKADKVTQIKKNLAILEEKLAIVENLKKRKNEQQILLEELAQRLVKTKMWLFSVAADAQTVSLKGIAFDNPTIAAFMRNLESSQLFGTVDLKLSKTKEFNNNLRLKEFEISCTKRLSEPAPDETDKGVKSTKREK encoded by the coding sequence ATGATACGAATCAATCTGTTGCCGTTCAGGCTTGCCAGGAAAAAGGAAAACATCCGCCGTCAGGTATCCGTATTTTTCCTTTCCCTTATTTTTATTTTTCTGGCATTGGGTTGGGTGATCTCTACGCTGAACAATAAAATCAGCCTGATTCAGAATGAGGCTGCCCAGGTAAGGGCTGAAAGCCTCATGTATAAGAAAAAAGCGGATAAGGTCACCCAGATTAAGAAAAATCTGGCGATTCTGGAGGAGAAGCTGGCCATCGTTGAAAATTTGAAAAAAAGAAAAAATGAGCAGCAGATATTATTGGAAGAGTTGGCGCAACGGCTTGTAAAGACAAAAATGTGGTTGTTCAGTGTGGCTGCAGATGCCCAGACCGTTTCTTTAAAAGGGATTGCCTTTGATAACCCGACCATTGCCGCATTCATGAGAAATCTTGAAAGTTCTCAATTGTTTGGAACTGTAGATTTAAAGTTGTCAAAAACAAAGGAGTTTAATAATAATCTCCGGTTAAAAGAATTTGAGATATCCTGCACAAAGAGACTGTCCGAACCGGCACCCGATGAGACGGATAAGGGTGTAAAGTCTACAAAAAGGGAAAAATAA
- a CDS encoding transposase produces the protein MSKNTPEFIQEILKLTRQITQEPLLIRLDSGNDSQDNFEVIKTCEGVDVLVKRNLRKESLDGWLILAQNTESVRLIRCGHKSVWVGQTTVDPKGRALPRPIVFKVTERYEEKGEPLLFPTIEVETYWVTIAGLSPQEVINLYHDHGTSEQFHSEIKSDLGLERFPSCRFSSNSLILHLALLAYNILRIIGQISLEEQDENNLPINRRKKVSRRRLRTVMQDLMYMAGRLIYSGRRWSISFGKINPFAQLAENVLYRLRCSPG, from the coding sequence TTGTCAAAAAACACCCCGGAATTCATTCAAGAAATATTAAAATTAACCAGGCAGATTACCCAGGAACCTCTTCTTATCCGTCTTGATTCAGGAAATGACAGTCAGGATAATTTTGAAGTAATAAAAACATGCGAAGGTGTTGATGTCTTGGTTAAGCGCAATTTACGTAAAGAATCTTTGGATGGTTGGCTTATCCTGGCCCAGAATACTGAAAGCGTTAGATTGATTCGCTGTGGACACAAAAGTGTGTGGGTCGGGCAAACAACTGTTGACCCAAAAGGGCGGGCATTGCCACGTCCGATTGTCTTCAAAGTGACTGAACGATATGAAGAAAAAGGGGAGCCCCTGCTTTTTCCCACAATTGAAGTCGAGACCTATTGGGTTACCATCGCCGGGCTGAGCCCCCAAGAGGTCATCAATTTATACCATGATCATGGAACCAGTGAACAATTTCATTCAGAAATCAAAAGTGATCTTGGGTTAGAACGCTTCCCCAGTTGCCGTTTTAGCAGCAACAGCCTGATTCTCCATCTTGCTCTTTTGGCGTATAACATTCTTAGAATCATAGGCCAAATTAGCCTTGAGGAGCAGGATGAGAACAATCTTCCGATCAACCGTAGAAAAAAAGTCTCACGAAGGAGGTTAAGAACAGTTATGCAGGATTTAATGTATATGGCTGGCCGTTTAATATATAGTGGTCGGCGGTGGAGCATTTCATTTGGTAAGATCAACCCGTTTGCCCAATTGGCTGAGAACGTATTGTACCGGTTACGTTGTTCTCCAGGATAA
- a CDS encoding two-component system sensor histidine kinase NtrB → MKIKPQKETDNSGTRPFVLVKAFTVSSLVVMLTATIVIAALNAHWVRKILLEKSKEYNQLLVENLNHQIFLRFVWPVVFKHGEIKLREPSQYQLLDTVVKNTLHSFHVEMVNIYATDNVIAYSLDKAQIGKKNAGGVHYEKAMKKKVTSKLVQQGNRIELTFWFPQETKIVTFAPLMQEVQLTREKDRMVIGVIEIIRDVSDDYQQVFKLQGLIVVSCATIMGILFLILRFVVKHGESIIERRAEERLKLEEKLRQTEHLSAIGEMTAGVSHEIRNPLGIIKSSAQLMEKKMAKLDPSSNIPGIIVEESTRLDRIITDFLDFAKPKIADLRPCCLEDIIEKNITFLSSLDEHKDIKIIREYQGSLPVSDILGDSAMLYQAFLNIFLNAFQAMDQTDGSITIATWHEPGFVHASFTDTGPGIDEDVLKKIWTPFFTTKEMGTGLGLGIIKNIIQAHHGEISITNAQPSGTRVEIRLPAAQ, encoded by the coding sequence GTGAAAATAAAACCACAGAAAGAGACCGACAATTCAGGCACCCGGCCTTTTGTGCTCGTCAAAGCCTTCACTGTCTCAAGCCTTGTTGTCATGCTTACGGCAACCATCGTGATTGCCGCTTTGAATGCCCACTGGGTAAGAAAAATACTGCTTGAAAAAAGCAAGGAGTATAACCAACTCCTGGTGGAAAACCTCAACCATCAAATATTTTTAAGATTTGTCTGGCCTGTGGTTTTCAAACATGGGGAGATAAAACTGCGGGAACCCAGCCAGTATCAACTTCTTGACACGGTTGTTAAAAACACCCTGCACAGTTTCCATGTGGAAATGGTCAATATATACGCAACGGACAATGTTATTGCTTACAGCCTGGACAAAGCTCAGATCGGCAAAAAAAATGCCGGGGGGGTTCATTATGAAAAAGCCATGAAAAAGAAGGTAACCTCCAAGCTCGTTCAGCAGGGCAACCGGATTGAACTGACATTCTGGTTTCCCCAAGAGACAAAAATTGTTACCTTTGCCCCTTTGATGCAGGAAGTCCAACTCACCCGGGAAAAAGACAGGATGGTCATCGGCGTTATTGAAATTATCAGGGATGTATCTGATGACTATCAGCAGGTATTTAAACTCCAGGGACTGATTGTCGTCAGTTGCGCTACGATCATGGGCATTCTTTTTCTTATTCTCCGGTTTGTGGTGAAACATGGAGAGAGTATTATTGAGCGCAGGGCTGAAGAAAGGCTCAAGCTGGAAGAAAAACTGCGTCAGACTGAGCACCTGTCCGCAATCGGTGAAATGACCGCCGGCGTATCACACGAAATTCGCAATCCTTTAGGTATTATAAAAAGCTCTGCACAGCTGATGGAAAAAAAAATGGCAAAACTGGATCCATCCAGCAATATTCCGGGAATCATTGTTGAAGAATCCACCCGTCTAGACCGCATCATCACAGATTTCCTTGATTTTGCAAAACCTAAAATCGCAGACTTAAGGCCCTGCTGTCTGGAAGACATCATAGAAAAAAATATCACTTTTTTATCGTCTTTAGATGAGCATAAAGATATCAAAATCATCCGGGAGTACCAGGGGAGCCTGCCGGTGTCGGACATTCTTGGGGACTCTGCCATGCTCTATCAGGCTTTTTTAAATATTTTCCTAAATGCATTTCAGGCCATGGACCAGACGGACGGAAGCATCACCATTGCCACATGGCATGAGCCCGGGTTTGTCCATGCCAGCTTTACAGACACCGGCCCGGGCATTGACGAAGATGTGCTAAAAAAAATCTGGACGCCCTTTTTCACCACCAAGGAAATGGGAACAGGTTTAGGCCTTGGTATCATTAAAAACATCATTCAGGCGCACCACGGGGAAATCAGCATAACCAATGCCCAACCCAGCGGGACCAGGGTGGAGATACGCCTGCCCGCAGCGCAGTAA
- a CDS encoding tetratricopeptide repeat protein, which yields MANQGVSNERKRELAKMDPFQEGLAKSIKWATARKKQLMISAGALAGVVIVFSAIMFSFKQSEIKASELAAKAYGKYEEQYSQDGDARKGYDAVKDDFQTLFDEYPNTSAGRMALINFGKLCFEAKAYDQAFDLYSKALSTVGDKAGVKNFLLCALGTVCELKNDLEQAKSYYLRVENGTSNLLKDDARFALALIYEKLNDTDAGRQMYEKVAESSGDSIYKDIAQARIK from the coding sequence ATGGCGAATCAAGGCGTATCAAACGAGCGGAAAAGAGAACTGGCGAAGATGGATCCGTTCCAGGAGGGTCTGGCCAAATCCATTAAATGGGCTACTGCCCGCAAAAAACAATTGATGATTTCAGCGGGTGCTCTGGCTGGAGTAGTGATTGTGTTTTCTGCGATTATGTTCAGTTTTAAACAGTCTGAAATCAAGGCCTCTGAATTGGCTGCCAAAGCCTATGGAAAATATGAAGAACAATATTCCCAGGACGGAGATGCCCGGAAAGGATATGATGCCGTCAAAGATGATTTTCAAACACTTTTTGATGAATATCCAAACACCAGTGCAGGGCGCATGGCACTGATTAATTTCGGGAAGCTTTGTTTTGAGGCCAAGGCGTATGATCAAGCATTTGATTTGTATTCCAAAGCCCTGTCAACTGTAGGAGATAAGGCCGGCGTGAAGAACTTTTTGCTTTGTGCTTTGGGTACTGTCTGTGAATTGAAAAATGATTTGGAACAGGCAAAATCTTATTATTTGCGTGTTGAAAACGGCACATCAAATCTTTTAAAGGATGATGCGCGGTTTGCCCTGGCCCTAATTTATGAAAAACTTAATGATACGGATGCGGGGCGTCAGATGTATGAAAAAGTTGCCGAAAGTTCTGGGGATTCGATTTATAAGGACATAGCCCAGGCCCGGATTAAATAG
- a CDS encoding type 4a pilus biogenesis protein PilO — MAGKTKHSTEKKSGKIDVLFEKIGELTKIKRIFICLGTVGLICGGFYFLLLGPKLDTLTAAMQDLESQRTLLSTYKAKAAALEKVEAQMAQAQEQFNIAMTALPDKRELPSLLDEISKAGRDAGLEVQLFAPQNMVENASYIEIPLSMTVAGRYHQMAEFFYRVAGFNRIVNMSTINMNRMSGKEVADRNTIQMQCVALTYMFVEPKEDEGTGDKGKKKHTKR, encoded by the coding sequence ATGGCAGGGAAAACGAAACATAGCACTGAAAAAAAAAGTGGGAAGATAGACGTCCTGTTTGAAAAAATAGGTGAGTTGACAAAAATCAAACGTATTTTTATTTGTCTGGGCACAGTGGGTTTAATTTGTGGCGGGTTTTATTTTCTGCTGCTTGGCCCAAAGCTTGATACACTTACGGCAGCAATGCAAGATCTGGAAAGTCAGAGAACTCTTTTGTCAACGTACAAGGCTAAAGCCGCAGCCCTTGAAAAGGTGGAAGCTCAGATGGCCCAAGCCCAGGAACAGTTCAACATTGCCATGACCGCTCTGCCGGATAAAAGAGAACTGCCTTCTTTGCTGGATGAAATATCCAAGGCAGGAAGGGATGCCGGGCTTGAAGTCCAGTTATTTGCGCCCCAGAACATGGTGGAGAATGCGTCCTATATAGAAATCCCCTTGTCCATGACGGTGGCGGGGCGTTACCACCAGATGGCCGAATTTTTTTATCGGGTTGCAGGGTTCAACCGTATTGTCAATATGTCGACCATCAATATGAATCGGATGTCCGGAAAAGAGGTGGCGGACAGAAATACAATTCAGATGCAATGCGTTGCCCTGACCTACATGTTTGTTGAACCCAAGGAAGATGAGGGTACGGGTGACAAAGGCAAGAAGAAACACACAAAGAGATAG
- a CDS encoding FeoA domain-containing protein — protein sequence MPDRHQQEKDQFRRLFGWRGLDRFEERFQILESFLKLESHVSLAQIADQVRLDGLRVDNEFLLQCMEQLCRLGFASQVVFDRDDTILYEHRQLGVHHDHMVCTKCGAIIEFKDDDLEAFQEKLAAEYGFFMLQHKMEIYGLCGECMAQRDDLIPLSRARIGEKVEIVNVAAGRKMQMRFASMGLRTGIFVEIISSAIGGQLVIASECNRLILCAGMASKIWVRPEKGSRGVSNDGAGESCLPFFNESVPISRMAPGQQGSIARVDGGHFPRRRLGKMGFQPGVLVQVISSPESDFIEVMVRGHRVFLSEKDASKIFVENITP from the coding sequence ATGCCGGACCGGCATCAGCAGGAAAAAGATCAGTTTCGTCGCCTTTTTGGCTGGCGGGGGCTTGATCGTTTTGAGGAACGGTTTCAGATACTGGAATCTTTTTTAAAATTGGAAAGCCATGTAAGCCTGGCCCAGATTGCCGATCAGGTCAGGCTGGATGGTCTGCGTGTGGATAATGAATTTCTGCTGCAGTGCATGGAGCAGTTGTGCCGGTTGGGCTTTGCCAGTCAGGTGGTGTTTGACCGGGATGACACCATTCTATATGAACACCGTCAGCTTGGGGTGCATCATGATCATATGGTCTGTACCAAATGCGGTGCAATCATTGAGTTCAAGGACGATGATTTAGAAGCGTTTCAGGAGAAACTGGCTGCCGAATATGGTTTTTTTATGCTTCAGCATAAAATGGAGATTTATGGCCTTTGCGGGGAGTGTATGGCGCAGCGGGATGATCTGATTCCTTTGTCCAGGGCCAGAATCGGAGAAAAGGTTGAGATCGTTAATGTGGCTGCCGGCAGAAAAATGCAGATGCGTTTTGCTTCCATGGGGCTTCGGACGGGTATTTTTGTTGAAATTATTTCCAGTGCCATCGGGGGGCAACTTGTCATTGCATCAGAATGCAACCGGCTGATTTTGTGTGCGGGAATGGCTAGTAAAATTTGGGTTCGACCCGAAAAAGGATCCCGGGGTGTATCCAATGACGGTGCAGGGGAAAGCTGCCTGCCGTTTTTCAATGAATCTGTGCCGATTAGTCGGATGGCACCGGGACAACAGGGCAGTATTGCACGGGTGGACGGCGGACACTTTCCACGGCGGCGACTGGGAAAGATGGGGTTTCAGCCGGGCGTTCTTGTCCAGGTAATCAGTAGCCCGGAATCCGATTTCATTGAGGTCATGGTTCGGGGGCATCGGGTTTTTCTGTCCGAAAAGGATGCATCGAAAATTTTTGTGGAGAACATCACGCCGTAA